DNA from Sulfurimonas gotlandica GD1:
ACTCTTAACCCCTGGAGCCATTTCTATACTCAAAACTTCATCACAAATATCAAGAACTTCTTGCGATATTCCTTTTCCTTCATGCCCCATAAGCAGAACCCATTTTTGAGGAGATTTTACCTGTGATAAGAGTGTAGCATCTGGAGTAACCTCAGCTGCGTATATCCTGTATCCATCTTTTTTAAGCTCTTGTATTGTCTGAGATATATCTTCATAGATATGTACTTTCAGCTTGCTAACATATCCCATAGATACTCTCAAAGCCCGTCTTCCATAAGGATGCGGTGATTGGCGAGGGAGGAGATAAGAATCTACTCCCAGAGCAGCAGCACTTCTTGCAATAGAGCCTACATTTTCTGTTGATGTTATGGCATCTAGCATCAAGATATTATCACCTAGCGCTTCTAGCGATGTTTCATCCGGACGAGTTCCATGCATCATGCAATTATGATGAATCTTATGACCGACAATATTCTGCATCTCATCTTTGTCTACAAGAAAAAGTTTCTCTATTTTTTTTGAGTTTATCAGCTCTGAAAATTCATTATAATACTCTTTTGTAGCCAAGATGCTTTTCACTTCTATTTCACTATCTAAAAGCATATTTACAACTTTTGGACTATCAGCTATAAAACTATTATCCTCTGTAAAAGCATTATCTCTGAGCTTTTTATAAATCTCTAATTCCGGTATGTTTATGTCATCTATCTTTATATAATTCATCTTCGCTATAATAGCATACAAAGGAGTTCAAATGAAATATTCAATATCTTTTCGCATCTGGCACTGGCTAAATGCAATCGTTGTTTTAGGGCTGTTGGCAACTGTGTTCTTGCGTAAGACATTTTTGAGTTGGAGAACTAACTCAGAGATACTCATGAACAAACTCTTTGACATGGATATAGAAATAAGCATTGAACAGGCAAAGATTTTGGCAAAGGCTGTTCGTGCAGGCATGTGGGAGTGGCATATTATACTAGGTTATGCACTTGTGTTTTTGATTCTTTTTAGGATATTTCTATACTTTAAAGATACATCCATAAGAGAGAGTTTCAGCTCTTTAACACTGCACAAAAAAATGGTTCATCTTTCATATTATGTTATTTATGCGACTCTAATCTTTATGAGTATTACGGGTTTTATGATTCACTTCTACCA
Protein-coding regions in this window:
- a CDS encoding cytochrome b/b6 domain-containing protein, coding for MKYSISFRIWHWLNAIVVLGLLATVFLRKTFLSWRTNSEILMNKLFDMDIEISIEQAKILAKAVRAGMWEWHIILGYALVFLILFRIFLYFKDTSIRESFSSLTLHKKMVHLSYYVIYATLIFMSITGFMIHFYQDLGLLKDTAHDIKEIHELVFNIILYFVPLHIAGVIIADNRDEKGLISTMINGKE
- a CDS encoding TrmH family RNA methyltransferase, whose protein sequence is MNYIKIDDINIPELEIYKKLRDNAFTEDNSFIADSPKVVNMLLDSEIEVKSILATKEYYNEFSELINSKKIEKLFLVDKDEMQNIVGHKIHHNCMMHGTRPDETSLEALGDNILMLDAITSTENVGSIARSAAALGVDSYLLPRQSPHPYGRRALRVSMGYVSKLKVHIYEDISQTIQELKKDGYRIYAAEVTPDATLLSQVKSPQKWVLLMGHEGKGISQEVLDICDEVLSIEMAPGVKSFNVSVAASIMMYQLKHTI